Proteins encoded within one genomic window of Halocatena marina:
- the dph5 gene encoding diphthine synthase, translating into MLTFVGLGLFDERSITVEGREALAGADHVVAEFYTSQLAGTTIEKLESYHDVSIEVRERAGIEQEPGSILDAAETEQVVFLTGGDPMISTTHVDLRLRATARNIDTRIIHGTTAASAASSLTGLQNYRFGKATTLPFPYAHGGDSVPQSVIDTIDDNRERGLHTLVYLDIKADRGEYMTADTAAALLSSAYETEDDDGTLAVAVCRAGSSDPVIEADSLSVLADHNFGAPLHLLVIPGDLHHMESDALRELAGAPVGLLPTLD; encoded by the coding sequence ATGCTCACGTTCGTCGGTCTCGGTTTGTTCGACGAGCGCTCGATCACCGTCGAGGGACGGGAGGCGCTCGCCGGTGCGGATCACGTTGTTGCGGAATTTTACACCAGCCAACTCGCCGGAACCACCATCGAAAAACTCGAATCGTATCACGATGTCTCGATTGAGGTGCGCGAACGCGCAGGCATCGAACAGGAACCAGGTTCGATTCTCGACGCTGCGGAAACCGAACAGGTCGTCTTTCTCACCGGGGGCGATCCGATGATTTCGACCACACACGTCGATCTCCGTCTCCGAGCCACAGCACGAAATATCGACACCCGAATCATCCACGGGACCACGGCCGCATCGGCAGCAAGCTCACTAACTGGGCTGCAGAACTACCGATTCGGAAAGGCCACGACGCTTCCGTTCCCGTACGCTCACGGCGGAGACAGTGTCCCACAAAGCGTTATCGACACCATCGACGACAACCGCGAGCGCGGTCTGCACACGCTCGTCTATCTGGATATCAAAGCAGACCGAGGTGAGTACATGACCGCTGATACCGCTGCTGCGTTGCTCTCGTCGGCGTACGAGACTGAGGATGATGACGGGACGCTTGCCGTTGCGGTCTGTCGTGCTGGGAGTTCCGATCCCGTTATTGAAGCAGATAGTCTCTCTGTGCTCGCAGACCACAACTTCGGTGCTCCTCTCCACTTGCTCGTCATTCCGGGGGATCTCCACCACATGGAAAGCGACGCACTACGAGAACTCGCAGGCGCACCGGTGGGCCTCCTGCCAACGCTCGATTGA
- a CDS encoding class I SAM-dependent methyltransferase family protein — translation MVEVPCVRVRPSEGESTRRALAGGEFLHPSYEITVVDGWLYIPVVDAPDDYTVVVRDAPERNRQTMPSDILGYEPSYERLGELAILDEDDPERAREIADALCSSDLPIESTVNRASKVKGDLRVREWDVLAGDTNTIHREYGNEFALDVAQVYFSPRLATERHRVVEQVQGEEQFIDMFAGVGPFVVPAAARGAKTVGVDLNPAAIEFLRENARRNGVEERVTAIHADVREIAYDDWADRLVMNLPHSANEFLETAVRLAGDECVLHYYDIQHEDDPFGPGERAIRDAASEYDVSVETQHTVRSYAPHEVNVCLDVRLMR, via the coding sequence ATGGTTGAGGTCCCCTGTGTCCGCGTTCGACCCTCGGAGGGCGAATCGACTCGACGAGCACTTGCTGGGGGTGAATTCTTGCATCCGAGCTATGAGATCACAGTTGTAGACGGATGGCTCTACATCCCTGTCGTGGATGCGCCCGACGACTACACTGTCGTCGTTCGAGACGCTCCCGAGCGCAATCGCCAGACGATGCCCAGCGATATCCTTGGATACGAGCCGAGTTACGAACGACTCGGCGAACTCGCAATCCTCGATGAAGACGACCCAGAGCGAGCACGAGAGATCGCCGACGCGCTCTGTTCCTCAGACCTTCCCATCGAAAGCACCGTCAACCGAGCGTCGAAGGTGAAAGGTGACCTCCGCGTGCGCGAGTGGGACGTGCTCGCTGGCGATACAAACACAATTCACCGCGAGTATGGCAACGAATTCGCACTCGATGTCGCGCAAGTGTACTTCTCACCACGGCTCGCAACTGAACGCCACCGCGTTGTCGAACAAGTTCAGGGAGAAGAGCAGTTCATCGACATGTTCGCTGGTGTTGGTCCGTTTGTCGTCCCCGCCGCAGCACGTGGCGCGAAAACGGTGGGTGTGGATCTCAACCCGGCAGCGATCGAGTTTCTCCGGGAGAACGCCCGTCGGAATGGCGTCGAAGAACGTGTTACGGCCATTCACGCCGACGTACGAGAGATCGCGTACGACGATTGGGCAGATCGACTCGTGATGAACCTCCCGCACAGCGCAAACGAGTTCCTCGAGACGGCTGTCCGGCTGGCGGGTGATGAGTGTGTGCTCCACTACTACGATATCCAACACGAAGACGACCCGTTTGGACCCGGTGAGCGAGCGATTCGGGACGCAGCGTCGGAGTACGACGTCAGTGTCGAAACACAGCACACGGTGCGATCGTACGCTCCACACGAAGTGAACGTCTGTCTCGATGTCCGACTGATGCGGTGA
- a CDS encoding UPF0058 family protein: MRKQDFIYLHGLLDRVCVVMQTRGDLSDEELTSYRTLDTSPTAVYHPKQEHEQAVKTLASILTEAIESDQSPPAHADSSRRIH; this comes from the coding sequence GTGAGAAAGCAAGATTTCATCTATCTCCACGGGCTGCTCGATCGAGTGTGCGTTGTGATGCAAACCCGAGGTGATCTCTCCGATGAGGAGCTCACATCGTACCGGACACTCGATACGTCACCGACAGCGGTGTATCATCCGAAACAGGAGCACGAACAGGCTGTTAAAACGCTTGCCTCAATTCTAACGGAGGCGATCGAATCCGACCAATCGCCACCTGCTCACGCCGACAGCAGTCGACGGATCCACTGA
- the btuC gene encoding vitamin B12 ABC transporter permease BtuC — protein MRRWMRTIWWSVGLLCLLVLTVIWSVTIGPVRISALVVAKAILNAVSVPAVTIDPVWMATTIGHAPWLALDISFVHPFDFPVPRSKQIIVNRLRLPRIVLAAVVGFALSTAGTVMQGFFRNPMADPSIIGVSSGAAVGAVATLVFSLSIPFGLQGIAFLSALVTAFSVYLIATKNGRTPVATLLLAGVAVQTFLGAVVSYMLLQAGRSINTVLHWLMGDLARASWNDVTISLSISLIAFVLLCVFTRDLNVLLLGEEDARTLGINVERTKRILLAVSSLITAAAVSVAGVIGFVGLIVPHMLRLLVGPDHRILLPTSAIAGAVFLVATDTIARSGTAQLPVGIVTAALGAPFFLYLLRRREVHRL, from the coding sequence ATGCGACGATGGATGCGGACCATTTGGTGGTCGGTTGGTCTGCTATGTTTGCTCGTTCTGACCGTTATTTGGAGCGTGACCATCGGGCCGGTGCGCATCTCGGCATTGGTCGTAGCAAAGGCCATACTCAACGCGGTCTCAGTCCCCGCAGTGACGATCGATCCGGTTTGGATGGCGACCACCATCGGGCACGCTCCGTGGTTGGCGCTCGATATCTCGTTCGTCCATCCGTTCGATTTTCCTGTACCAAGATCCAAACAGATCATCGTCAATCGCCTCCGTCTCCCTCGGATCGTGCTCGCCGCAGTCGTCGGATTCGCCCTTTCGACCGCGGGGACCGTTATGCAAGGATTCTTCCGTAATCCGATGGCGGACCCATCGATTATTGGCGTCTCCTCTGGTGCAGCGGTCGGTGCAGTAGCGACGCTCGTGTTTTCGCTGTCAATCCCGTTTGGATTGCAGGGGATCGCCTTCCTGTCTGCGCTCGTCACTGCGTTTTCTGTCTATCTCATTGCGACGAAAAACGGACGGACGCCCGTTGCGACGCTTCTCTTGGCTGGTGTCGCGGTTCAGACGTTTCTCGGGGCGGTCGTCTCGTACATGCTGTTACAGGCTGGTCGGAGCATCAATACAGTGCTCCACTGGCTGATGGGTGATCTCGCTCGCGCGAGCTGGAATGATGTCACCATTTCGTTGAGTATCTCACTGATCGCGTTCGTCCTCCTCTGTGTCTTCACGCGAGACTTGAACGTTCTCCTGCTCGGAGAAGAGGACGCTCGGACACTCGGAATCAACGTCGAGCGAACAAAGCGGATTCTCCTCGCAGTATCGAGTCTCATCACTGCGGCCGCGGTCTCGGTAGCGGGAGTCATCGGATTTGTCGGACTCATCGTTCCCCACATGCTTCGCCTGCTCGTCGGTCCGGACCACCGCATTCTGTTGCCGACAAGCGCTATCGCTGGTGCGGTGTTTCTCGTTGCGACGGATACGATCGCGCGCTCGGGAACCGCACAACTCCCCGTCGGTATCGTGACAGCAGCACTCGGTGCGCCGTTTTTCCTGTATCTGCTCCGCCGCCGAGAGGTGCATCGACTGTGA
- a CDS encoding PGF-CTERM-anchored ABC transporter substrate-binding protein: MKQKRLIACFAVVLVLTASLAAGAGAGVSTGTVQSASAQPTCSFPFEKTDATGTAVTVESEPGRVVALQPSAAQTMWEIGAKKKVVGLPVGPYTSFLNGSKSGDRTDITKQDGYTTNIESVVSLTPDLVLAPNVVSNETVEKLRSAGLTVYKFKSGRSIEDIYRKTTLTGQLVGACQGANQRVEAMNETVSSIESAVENRDRPRVLYLMGDGYTPGNGTFINRVITLAGGENIAASAGITGYKQINPESVIKQDPQWIVVGSDTPNIPNQTAYTETTALKQNQTVVVNSSYISQPAPRVITPMNSLARSFHPDAFEQTNATDESTATDGKTTAATNATATTGTTETNGPGFGVIAAMLALLGATLVARLRQ, from the coding sequence ATGAAACAGAAGCGACTGATAGCATGCTTCGCCGTCGTGCTTGTGCTCACCGCCTCACTGGCAGCGGGAGCAGGAGCAGGGGTATCAACAGGAACGGTACAGTCCGCGTCCGCACAGCCGACGTGTTCGTTCCCGTTCGAAAAGACCGATGCGACGGGGACAGCGGTAACAGTCGAGAGTGAACCTGGCCGCGTTGTTGCGCTCCAACCGAGCGCGGCACAGACCATGTGGGAGATCGGCGCAAAGAAGAAGGTTGTCGGCTTGCCCGTTGGCCCGTACACTTCGTTCCTGAACGGTTCGAAATCGGGCGATCGAACAGACATCACAAAGCAAGACGGCTACACCACGAACATCGAGTCGGTTGTCTCGCTGACTCCCGATCTCGTACTCGCGCCGAACGTCGTGAGTAACGAAACGGTAGAGAAGCTCCGTAGCGCGGGGCTAACAGTCTATAAGTTCAAAAGCGGTCGATCAATCGAAGATATCTACAGGAAAACCACGCTAACGGGGCAACTCGTGGGTGCGTGTCAAGGAGCAAATCAGCGCGTCGAAGCGATGAACGAAACCGTCTCGTCGATTGAGTCGGCTGTCGAGAATCGTGACCGTCCGCGCGTTCTCTACCTCATGGGTGATGGGTACACTCCCGGAAACGGAACGTTCATCAACAGAGTGATCACCCTCGCTGGCGGCGAGAACATCGCAGCGAGCGCCGGTATTACGGGCTATAAGCAGATCAATCCCGAGTCTGTGATCAAACAGGATCCACAGTGGATTGTCGTCGGAAGCGATACGCCGAACATTCCGAACCAAACTGCCTACACGGAAACGACCGCACTCAAGCAAAACCAAACCGTGGTCGTGAATTCGAGCTACATCAGCCAGCCTGCTCCACGAGTCATCACCCCGATGAACTCACTGGCGAGATCGTTCCATCCGGACGCTTTTGAGCAAACGAATGCGACTGACGAGAGCACAGCAACCGACGGAAAGACGACAGCGGCGACGAACGCCACGGCCACCACTGGAACCACCGAGACGAACGGACCCGGGTTTGGGGTTATCGCCGCAATGCTCGCGCTACTCGGAGCCACACTCGTTGCCCGACTGCGCCAGTAG
- the srp19 gene encoding signal recognition particle subunit SRP19 — protein MVENVIWPAALDSRLSRNEGRRVSLELAVENPTVDEIARAVQQIGYDAVIERDKTYSREYESRGRVLIQNADEAGKSDLLQAIAAYVGALR, from the coding sequence ATGGTCGAGAACGTCATCTGGCCCGCTGCGCTCGATTCGAGGCTGTCGCGGAACGAGGGACGCCGTGTATCCCTCGAACTCGCGGTCGAAAATCCGACGGTCGACGAAATCGCTCGCGCTGTCCAACAGATCGGATACGACGCTGTTATTGAGCGCGATAAAACGTACTCACGAGAGTACGAATCTCGCGGCCGCGTGCTCATACAGAACGCAGATGAGGCGGGAAAGAGCGATCTCTTGCAAGCAATTGCAGCGTACGTCGGCGCACTCCGGTAA
- a CDS encoding H/ACA ribonucleoprotein complex subunit GAR1: MKLKRIGSVVRTAQGLAVVRAPDETHPDIGTSVIDENLDSVGRVVDVFGPVDRPYVAVSPDSDVQLPLLLGSIVYAR, encoded by the coding sequence ATGAAACTAAAACGCATCGGTAGTGTTGTGCGAACCGCACAAGGACTCGCTGTCGTCCGTGCACCGGACGAGACGCATCCCGATATCGGAACGAGCGTCATCGACGAGAATCTTGATAGCGTCGGTCGCGTGGTGGACGTGTTCGGTCCGGTCGATCGACCGTACGTTGCCGTTTCCCCCGATTCGGACGTGCAACTCCCGTTGTTACTCGGCTCCATCGTTTACGCCCGGTGA
- a CDS encoding presenilin family intramembrane aspartyl protease PSH produces the protein MRMNSRVYAAGGATIAIFVLVQIGALVLVEPFQSAGYQPVENPANPTNTLLYLLGVFAATGVMLTAFRFGADRLVHVLIVGSSAFLSYYVLSVVLPSFGTGIGATHLPAAGISLVLAIALFVYPEWYIIDTIGIIMGMGAAGLFGISLGLLPAILLLTVLAVYDAISVYKTEHMLTLASGVMDLKIPVVLVIPLTLSYSYIDSPPERMDQTDENEESEESNENEAETAAAGSPDSRGAFFIGLGDAVMPSVLVASAAFFLPTAPLVPGFALTLPALTAMIGTLCGLIILIKMVMEGRPHAGLPLLNGGAIVGYLLGASVSGVPLVRALGLIPYL, from the coding sequence ATGCGTATGAACAGCAGGGTGTACGCGGCGGGGGGCGCGACGATCGCCATTTTCGTTCTCGTTCAGATCGGGGCGTTAGTGCTCGTTGAACCGTTTCAGAGCGCAGGCTACCAGCCTGTCGAAAATCCAGCCAACCCAACGAACACCCTTCTCTATCTTCTCGGGGTGTTCGCTGCGACGGGCGTGATGCTCACTGCGTTCCGATTTGGAGCCGACCGACTCGTTCACGTGCTCATCGTTGGCTCCAGTGCGTTTCTCTCCTACTACGTCCTCTCCGTGGTGCTCCCCTCTTTTGGAACCGGAATCGGGGCTACGCATCTTCCCGCGGCAGGTATTTCACTCGTGCTCGCAATCGCGTTGTTCGTCTATCCAGAGTGGTACATCATCGACACCATCGGCATCATAATGGGAATGGGAGCAGCGGGGCTGTTCGGCATCAGTCTCGGCCTCCTCCCAGCAATCCTCCTCCTAACAGTACTCGCAGTCTATGACGCGATCAGTGTCTACAAAACAGAGCACATGCTCACACTCGCTTCGGGCGTGATGGATCTCAAGATACCCGTCGTGCTCGTGATCCCGCTTACGCTCTCGTATTCGTACATCGATTCACCGCCCGAACGCATGGATCAGACGGACGAGAACGAAGAAAGCGAAGAGAGTAACGAAAACGAAGCAGAAACCGCGGCTGCTGGATCGCCGGATTCGCGCGGTGCGTTTTTCATCGGTTTGGGTGATGCGGTGATGCCGTCGGTGCTGGTTGCAAGTGCTGCTTTCTTCCTTCCGACAGCACCACTCGTTCCGGGATTCGCACTCACGCTGCCTGCCTTGACCGCCATGATCGGAACACTATGTGGGCTCATCATCCTCATTAAGATGGTGATGGAAGGTCGTCCGCACGCCGGACTCCCCCTCCTGAACGGTGGCGCGATTGTCGGCTACCTTCTCGGTGCGTCCGTAAGCGGCGTTCCGCTTGTCCGTGCCCTCGGGCTGATCCCATACTTGTAA
- a CDS encoding creatininase family protein codes for MFSPESVRLEEYSYSEIERALEDGTRTAVVAVGSVEQHGPHLPLIMDTLAGDELSRRIAERLGDALAAPTIRPGCSGHHMEFSGTITISPETLMDTIRSYCRSLAEHGFEYIVLVPTHGGNFAPVNTVAPEIAREIDADVIALADLDEHMILMNQGLHEAGVAYEEPVIHAGAAETAIVMAINEGLVRTDELAAGYEGEIRTAQLLSEGFQSVTETGVLGDPREATTEAGEAILEKITTTYVEQIETELRSECGT; via the coding sequence GTGTTTTCCCCTGAATCGGTCCGTTTAGAAGAGTATAGTTACTCAGAGATCGAGCGAGCGCTCGAAGACGGAACACGGACTGCTGTTGTAGCCGTCGGGTCTGTCGAGCAACATGGTCCACACCTCCCGCTGATCATGGACACACTTGCAGGCGACGAACTGTCACGACGGATCGCAGAGCGGCTTGGAGATGCGCTGGCCGCTCCCACGATTCGACCCGGCTGTTCAGGCCACCACATGGAATTTTCCGGAACGATCACAATTTCGCCAGAAACGCTGATGGATACAATTCGTTCGTACTGCCGATCGCTGGCCGAGCACGGCTTCGAGTACATTGTCCTCGTCCCGACGCACGGCGGGAATTTCGCGCCAGTCAACACTGTTGCTCCGGAGATTGCCCGCGAAATTGATGCCGACGTGATCGCGTTGGCTGATCTCGACGAGCACATGATACTGATGAATCAAGGACTTCACGAGGCGGGTGTAGCGTACGAGGAGCCGGTGATTCACGCGGGCGCTGCCGAGACAGCCATCGTCATGGCGATCAATGAAGGACTCGTTCGAACGGACGAACTCGCAGCTGGATACGAAGGCGAAATTCGCACCGCTCAATTGCTCAGCGAAGGATTCCAGTCAGTCACCGAGACTGGTGTTCTTGGCGATCCTCGAGAAGCAACCACCGAGGCTGGCGAGGCTATTCTGGAGAAAATAACGACGACGTATGTCGAACAAATCGAGACAGAACTGCGGTCTGAGTGTGGTACATAG
- a CDS encoding helix-turn-helix domain-containing protein: MRAITFVVTPPKSHPAYQMFDEESQFTRERIYNLNVLEDGTMVLLGRVRGDLEQIRLVVEAQLDTLGFSISGTDGDGGLVYIHVHPPTEIKRFLELPREHEVFFDFPVEGTRDGKLRFVMIGETNEVLQQALADMPETMDFTIERISAYSDESGAVLAVLTDRQRDVLDVALELNYYDAPRQATHHDIAEQLGLSVGTVTEHLQKIEASVFGAFR; the protein is encoded by the coding sequence ATGAGAGCGATAACGTTCGTCGTGACGCCGCCGAAGTCCCACCCGGCCTACCAGATGTTCGACGAGGAGTCTCAGTTCACAAGAGAACGAATCTACAATCTCAATGTGTTAGAGGACGGGACGATGGTCCTGCTGGGTCGAGTTCGTGGTGATCTCGAACAGATACGACTGGTAGTCGAAGCGCAATTAGACACACTCGGTTTCAGTATTTCTGGGACCGACGGGGATGGTGGTCTGGTATATATCCACGTCCATCCGCCGACAGAAATCAAGCGGTTTTTGGAACTTCCACGGGAACACGAGGTGTTCTTCGATTTTCCGGTCGAAGGGACCCGCGATGGCAAACTTCGTTTTGTCATGATTGGCGAGACTAACGAGGTGTTACAGCAGGCATTAGCTGATATGCCTGAGACAATGGATTTCACCATCGAACGTATCAGTGCGTATTCGGACGAATCTGGAGCTGTGCTTGCGGTACTGACCGATCGTCAGCGGGACGTGCTTGATGTCGCCCTCGAACTCAACTACTACGACGCTCCACGGCAGGCTACTCACCACGACATTGCCGAACAATTGGGACTCTCTGTTGGTACCGTCACGGAACATCTACAAAAGATTGAGGCGAGTGTGTTCGGCGCATTTCGGTAA
- a CDS encoding DoxX family protein, producing MGLPTWVRVTTGALEVSGGVELPARRSRPTIAIISESLTLTTMLGALSTHSKNRDPPTEAVPAMVLLLLTALVTRRQLKLTENTANGHHTEESHPRFHRE from the coding sequence ATGGGGCTCCCCACGTGGGTCCGAGTCACAACGGGAGCGTTGGAAGTCAGCGGCGGAGTAGAACTGCCTGCAAGACGCTCCCGACCGACGATTGCCATCATCAGTGAAAGCCTAACGCTCACGACGATGCTGGGAGCACTCTCCACCCACTCCAAAAACCGTGATCCACCGACTGAAGCTGTCCCTGCGATGGTTCTCCTGCTGCTCACAGCACTCGTGACCAGACGGCAGTTGAAGCTGACAGAGAATACAGCAAACGGTCATCATACGGAGGAATCACATCCAAGATTCCATCGAGAGTGA
- a CDS encoding PEP/pyruvate-binding domain-containing protein → MSNRTHRFQSDPDQYTLSLNDEGATQRTLTGGKGANLARLVAADFPVPDGFCVTTAVYHEFIITSEVQTTIESLELLEPDDSERITEMSAEIRSEIRQRDLPETVQTAIVNALKGLDASAYAVRSSATAEDLPTASFAGQHESFLAVTEPETVLDRIRDCIASLFTDRAVAYRLQNDVSHDAVAMAIVVQEMVDPEIAGVLFTADPVSGNRHIASIDANYGLGDTVVAGEVSPDNVRVDQRTGDVLEYEIGEKSHALYTNREEEGTKAVDISPEDQESRTLSDTKLRELVELGTQVDKLLGGPQDIEWAFVDGDVILLQSRPITSLFPLPSPSPSPPPSLSPSRSSDDDRRHIYFCMGHQQAMPEAIPPLSVGLLQEMVNSSASRLRQTDEPIAVEAGHRIYVDLTPLLHNRLTRRVVLRILTSMSEPAARTIAELIEERQTPPPAGVADRLQTISRVVHTLPVAVSAAPRLVARFVRPFIRGPQDSERVYEVVESNGQQIAERVSQPRSQADQVRVIYEEIGLGTLATKIVSQSMPLFLAGAIAGSILERLYPDAEDDLDALGKGFDDEIATQINQRLGDLADLARQHPAVVDALESKAPLSEIEQVEGGENFVTAFDAFLDDFGHRSSSEIDFSRPRWKDNPAILFQTIRSTLAQSDHGEHREHLERLKQNAAQSAAALEARAGRGLVGFIKKPIVRRLIRVYRGGIQLREYHKHGAAHFFAIAHDVFADAGETLAAEGRIDQSSDVWYLRKDELLAALEGETPLDVDFEQRQRTHDRFASMTAPPLLMSDGETPMVAADTKIAADALVGTPVSSGVVEGPARVVYDPSKESLEKGEILVAPSTDVGWTPLFQNAAGLVMDVGGQMTHGALVAREYGIPAVVSVSNATTDIQTGEWIRVDGKRGTVERLDREEQSPANEDLGDRE, encoded by the coding sequence ATGAGTAACAGAACACACCGTTTTCAATCCGATCCTGATCAGTACACACTTTCGCTGAATGACGAAGGTGCAACACAACGCACGCTAACAGGGGGGAAGGGAGCGAATCTAGCGCGTCTTGTGGCGGCCGATTTTCCGGTTCCTGACGGATTTTGCGTGACGACCGCCGTTTATCATGAATTTATTATAACTTCGGAAGTGCAGACAACGATCGAGTCTCTGGAATTGCTCGAACCGGACGACTCAGAGCGAATCACTGAGATGAGTGCAGAGATACGTTCAGAGATTCGACAGCGTGACCTCCCAGAAACGGTGCAAACTGCCATTGTGAACGCACTGAAGGGACTGGATGCAAGCGCGTACGCCGTCCGATCGAGCGCGACAGCAGAAGATTTACCGACCGCATCCTTTGCGGGACAACACGAATCGTTTCTCGCTGTCACTGAACCAGAAACAGTTCTCGATCGAATTCGAGACTGCATTGCGAGCCTTTTCACCGATCGTGCCGTCGCATATCGGTTGCAGAACGACGTTTCCCACGACGCTGTTGCCATGGCGATCGTCGTTCAAGAGATGGTTGATCCCGAGATAGCAGGAGTCCTCTTTACTGCCGACCCTGTGTCAGGAAATCGCCACATCGCATCGATCGATGCGAACTACGGTCTCGGTGATACAGTCGTTGCTGGCGAGGTTTCTCCGGATAACGTCCGCGTCGATCAACGAACCGGAGACGTTCTTGAATACGAGATCGGCGAAAAAAGCCATGCGCTCTATACAAATAGGGAAGAAGAAGGAACGAAGGCAGTAGATATCTCTCCGGAAGATCAGGAGTCACGAACACTCTCGGACACCAAACTGCGTGAACTCGTCGAACTCGGGACACAAGTCGACAAATTGCTCGGAGGACCACAGGACATCGAGTGGGCGTTCGTAGACGGAGACGTCATCCTACTCCAATCGCGCCCAATTACGTCATTGTTCCCGCTTCCGTCTCCGTCTCCATCTCCGCCACCATCTCTGTCTCCGTCTCGGTCCTCGGACGACGATCGCCGTCACATCTACTTTTGTATGGGACATCAGCAAGCGATGCCGGAGGCGATACCGCCGCTCAGCGTTGGTTTGTTGCAAGAGATGGTGAACAGTTCAGCCTCTCGACTACGACAGACCGACGAACCGATCGCAGTCGAGGCTGGACATCGGATCTACGTTGATCTCACACCGTTACTCCACAACCGTCTCACACGGCGCGTGGTTCTTCGGATTCTCACTTCGATGAGCGAACCGGCGGCGAGAACGATTGCAGAGCTGATCGAGGAACGCCAAACACCGCCCCCAGCAGGTGTGGCCGACCGATTGCAAACAATCAGTCGTGTGGTTCACACGCTTCCAGTTGCTGTTTCGGCCGCACCACGGCTAGTCGCTCGCTTCGTTCGCCCGTTCATTCGTGGACCACAAGATTCCGAACGCGTGTATGAAGTCGTCGAATCGAATGGTCAGCAGATCGCAGAACGCGTTTCTCAGCCGCGTTCACAAGCAGACCAGGTGCGAGTGATCTACGAAGAGATCGGGCTCGGGACGCTCGCCACAAAAATAGTCAGTCAGTCGATGCCGTTGTTTTTAGCAGGAGCCATAGCGGGGAGCATCCTCGAGCGGCTCTATCCGGACGCCGAAGACGACCTCGACGCCCTCGGCAAAGGGTTCGATGACGAGATTGCTACCCAAATCAACCAGCGGCTCGGCGATCTCGCCGATTTGGCCCGCCAACATCCAGCGGTGGTCGACGCACTCGAATCAAAAGCCCCGCTTTCGGAGATCGAGCAGGTCGAAGGTGGAGAGAACTTCGTGACTGCGTTCGATGCATTTCTCGATGACTTTGGTCACCGATCGAGTAGCGAGATTGATTTCAGTCGTCCACGTTGGAAGGACAACCCTGCGATACTGTTTCAGACGATTCGGAGCACCCTTGCACAGAGCGACCACGGAGAACACCGGGAGCATCTGGAGCGTTTGAAACAGAACGCAGCGCAGTCAGCCGCTGCCCTCGAAGCCCGCGCTGGCCGTGGCCTAGTTGGATTCATCAAAAAGCCAATTGTGCGGCGGTTGATTCGTGTCTATCGAGGAGGAATTCAGCTCCGAGAGTATCACAAGCACGGAGCAGCCCATTTTTTCGCTATCGCTCACGATGTATTCGCCGACGCAGGAGAAACGCTTGCTGCAGAGGGTCGGATCGACCAATCGTCTGACGTATGGTATCTTCGTAAAGACGAGTTGCTCGCTGCACTCGAAGGTGAGACACCACTCGACGTAGATTTCGAGCAGCGACAGCGCACTCACGATCGATTCGCCTCAATGACTGCTCCACCACTACTCATGAGTGACGGAGAAACTCCCATGGTGGCCGCAGACACCAAAATTGCAGCGGATGCGCTCGTCGGAACGCCGGTTTCTTCGGGAGTCGTCGAAGGACCAGCTCGGGTAGTGTACGACCCCTCGAAGGAGTCACTCGAAAAAGGAGAGATACTCGTTGCGCCATCGACAGACGTTGGGTGGACACCGTTGTTCCAGAACGCAGCCGGACTCGTGATGGACGTTGGGGGCCAGATGACCCACGGAGCACTGGTTGCACGCGAGTACGGGATTCCGGCTGTCGTCTCCGTTTCAAACGCAACCACAGACATTCAGACCGGTGAGTGGATTCGCGTCGATGGGAAGCGTGGGACTGTTGAACGTCTCGACAGAGAGGAACAGTCACCAGCCAACGAGGATCTCGGAGATCGGGAGTGA